A genomic window from Salvia miltiorrhiza cultivar Shanhuang (shh) chromosome 5, IMPLAD_Smil_shh, whole genome shotgun sequence includes:
- the LOC130986630 gene encoding protein IQ-DOMAIN 32-like, producing the protein MGKSTASCFKIIACGTDSVDHGDLQTPQSKVSSARSGWSFRKRSARHRVLSNTIISEAPSFTDKESPESTAANLQVQPNLIVPEKASVIQWMDEKDKMSDQVDSNLSDIIATEKDECSSVDATPKESSSILIQAIIRGYLTRRMFLKQKNIIKLQAAIRGHLVRRHAVGTLRCVLAIIKMQALIRARYVRLEGSGDFEKKKKSNNAADDLNPTVLMSKREAKANGTYTYISIEKLLGNKFARQLMASMPRTKPINIKCDPLKSDSAWKWLERWMSILPVSNEERDKSGSAPEQHKKENLGCSDGKGDILVTSGFQCELKDFNFAFEPSAESSAKDKNLITHDADNLDIHASSDPPLTSHAKLQNVEESNSRYDIAQSGVEMTETDLIQKMDGKPILVKDETQIQQLVHESEEFSFEKPETERKRFPQKASNPSFIAAHSKFEELSSAYTDPQFKSAEIGLDNASISNAVAIQVAGSECGTELSITSTLDSPDMSDGGVYDLELEPKILDATDPPRSREKLGREAFENASILGTELSYSNIDHLETHETVHPSAGECVNSVFASDSPRHEKKLESDQSNMLQVQLGSDAIHVVDKSSSEVSPRSHVTLPGSQATPSSQISVNSKKSNGGKVNSNDKKKSLSADKSLVSTPNRDSATQSSLKPSEEPKSGKRRKSFGSTKLDLTDQEPGESSSRNSLPSYMQPTKSARAKALSSGSLKSSPDAQDNDILIKNRPYHPGRNEREGSPRIQHSPSKAKQQNAKGNGTQSPQDRKWLR; encoded by the exons AGCAAGGTTTCAAGTGCTCGGAGCGGGTGGAGTTTTCGGAAGAGATCTGCTAGACATCGAGTATTGAGTAACACTATTATATCAGAAGCACCTTCTTTCACTGATAAAGAAAGCCCGGAGTCTACTGCTGCCAACTTACAAGTGCAGCCAAACTTGATTGTTCCAGAAAAGGCATCTGTAATTCAATGGATGGATGAAAAGGACAAGATGTCTGATCAAGTGGACTCAAATCTATCAGACATAATAGCTACCGAAAAAGATGAGTGTAGTAGTGTAGATGCAACCCCCAAAGAGTCCAGTTCCATTCTAATACAAGCTATTATCAGGGGATACCTG ACCCGAAGGATGTTTCTGAAGCAGAAGAACATAATCAAACTGCAAGCTGCTATTAGAGGACATTTAGTTCGAAGGCATGCTGTTGGTACACTTCGGTGTGTTCTAGCCATTATCAAGATGCAAGCTCTTATACGAGCACGCTATGTCCGTCTTGAAGGATCGGGTGActttgagaaaaaaaagaagtcAAACAATGCAGCGGATGATCTCAATCCAACAGTCTTG ATGAGTAAAAGAGAAGCCAAGGCAAATGGTACATACACCTATATTTCGATTGAAAAGTTACTTGGCAATAAATTTGCTCGTCAG CTTATGGCATCTATGCCAAGGACAAAgcccatcaacatcaaatgtGACCCTCTAAAATCAGATTCAGCCTGGAAATGGCTTGAAAGATGGATGTCAATTTTACCAGTGAGCAATGAAGAGCGAGACAAATCTGGGTCAGCTCCAGAGCAGCATAAGAAGGAAAACCTTGGGTGTTCTGATGGCAAAGGGGATATTTTAGTTACATCAGGATTTCAGTGCGAATTGAAAGACTTTAATTTTGCTTTCGAACCATCAGCTGAATCATCTGCAAAGGATAAAAACTTGATTACTCATGATGCTGACAACTTAGATATCCATGCATCATCAGACCCTCCATTGACAAGTCATGCCAAACTGCAGAACGTTGAAGAGTCAAATTCTAGATATGATATAGCACAATCAGGTGTTGAAATGACGGAAACAGATTTGATACAAAAGATGGATGGCAAGCCTATCTTAGTTAAGGATGAAACTCAAATTCAGCAACTCGTGCATGAGTCAGAAGAGTTCTCCTTTGAGAAACCTGAAACTGAGAGGAAACGGTTTCCTCAGAAGGCAAGCAATCCCTCTTTTATTGCTGCCCATTCAAAATTCGAAGAACTAAGTTCCGCTTATACTGATCCACAATTCAAGTCTGCGGAAATTGGATTAGATAATGCTTCCATATCCAATGCCGTGGCCATTCAAGTTGCTGGCTCAGAATGTGGCACTGAGCTTTCCATTACTTCTACCCTTGATTCACCGGATATGTCGGATGGGGGAGTCTATGATCTTGAGCTCGAACCTAAAATTTTAGATGCAACTGACCCTCCTAGAAGCAGAGAGAAATTAGGACGTGAAGCTTTTGAGAACGCCAGCATACTGGGAACTGAACTGTCATATTCCAATATCGATCACTTGGAGACACACGAAACTGTCCACCCATCTGCTGGTGAGTGTGTTAATTCTGTGTTTGCTTCAGACTCACCACGGCATGAGAAGAAGCTGGAATCCGATCAAAGCAACATGCTGCAGGTGCAACTGGGTTCTGATGCAATCCATGTGGTGGACAAATCATCATCCGAAGTTTCTCCAAGAAGCCATGTAACTCTCCCTGGATCTCAAGCAACGCCTTCCAGCCAAATTTCTGTCAATTCCAAGAAAAGCAATGGTGGAAAAGTTAACTCCAATGATAAGAAGAAGTCTTTATCTGCTGATAAGAGTTTAGTCTCAACTCCCAATCGTGATTCTGCCACACAAAGTAGCTTGAAGCCGTCAGAGGAGCCTAAGTCTGGAAAGAGGCGTAAATCCTTTGGTTCAACAAAACTTGATCTCACAGATCAGGAACCAGGAGAAAGTAGTAGCCGAAATTCGCTACCAAGTTACATGCAACCAACTAAATCAGCAAGAGCGAAAGCGTTATCAAGTGGATCTCTAAAATCAAGTCCAGATGCACAAGATAATGATATCCTCATAAAAAACAGACCCTACCATCCTGGTAGAAATGAAAGAGAAGGATCTCCTCGTATTCAGCACTCCCCATCTAAGGCAAAACAACAAAATGCAAAAGGAAATGGCACCCAGTCCCCTCAAG ACCGGAAATGGCTGCGGTAG
- the LOC130986632 gene encoding uncharacterized protein LOC130986632, whose translation MIIKIVLSLKPCAHTTHTLDEGKEGERKKMLKFLSKVRIEFNALDPRLASCMEFLAQCNARKAKESNPSCQIQVKRRTDDFPPQITVTFVNGVEETFDATSTPAQHIRTLILDKGRVLETEQMFREAGEKWPVLIPDHELHQPFTGIKPKKAEDKPQQ comes from the exons atgataataaaaattgTGTTGAGCCTTAAACCCTGtgcacacacaacacacacactagACGAAGGGAaggaaggagagagaaagaaaatgtTGAAGTTCTTGTCGAAGGTGAGGATCGAATTCAACGCGCTGGACCCTCGATTGGCATCGTGCATGGAGTTCCTGGCGCAGTGCAACGCCCGCAAGGCCAAGGAGTCCAACCCCAGCTGCCAGATCCAAGTCAAGCGCCGCACCGACGATTTCCCCCCGCAGATCACCGTCACTTTCGTCAACGGCGTCGAGGAGACCTTCGACGCCACCTCCACCCCCGCCCAGCACATCCGCACCCTCATCCTCGACAAGGGCCGTGTCCTTGAAACCGAGCAGATGTTCCGCGAGGCCGGCGAGAAATGGCCGGTTCTTATCCCCGATCATGAGCTTCACCAACCCTTTACGGGAATTaag CCAAAGAAAGCAGAAGACAAGCCGCAGCAATGA